One region of Eretmochelys imbricata isolate rEreImb1 chromosome 2, rEreImb1.hap1, whole genome shotgun sequence genomic DNA includes:
- the LRRC3B gene encoding leucine-rich repeat-containing protein 3B encodes MHLVDLWLTRSLSMCLLLQSFVLMILCFHSASMCPKGCLCSHSGGLNVSCSNANLKEIPRDLPPETVLLYLDSNQITSIPNEIFKDLHQLRVLNLSKNGIEFIDEHAFKGVAETLQTLDLSDNRIQSVHKNAFNNLKARARIANNPWHCDCTLQQVLRSMASNHETANNVICKTSVLDEHAGRPFLNAANDADLCNLPKKTTDYAMLVTMFGWFTMVISYVVYYVRQNQEDARRHLEYLKSLPSRQKKPEEADDISTVV; translated from the coding sequence ATGCATTTGGTAGACCTGTGGTTAACTCGTTCCCTCTCCATGTGTCTACTCTTACAAAGTTTTGTCCTCATGATACTGTGCTTTCATTCTGCCAGTATGTGCCCAAAAGGCTGCCTTTGTTCTCATTCTGGAGGTTTAAATGTCAGTTGTAGCAATGCAAATCTTAAGGAAATACCCAGAGATCTTCCTCCTGAAACAGTCTTACTTTATTTGGACTCCAATCAGATAACGTCAATCCCAAATGAAATTTTTAAGGACTTGCATCAACTGAGAGTTCTCAATTTATCCAAAAATGGTATTGAATTTATAGATGAACATGCCTTTAAAGGAGTGGCAGAAACCTTGCAGACTTTGGACTTGTCTGACAACCGGATTCAAAGTGTGCACAAAAATGCTTTCAATAACTTAAAGGCCAGAGCCAGAATTGCAAACAATCCTTGGCACTGTGACTGTACTCTGCAGCAGGTCCTGAGGAGCATGGCATCCAACCATGAAACAGCCAACAATGTCATCTGTAAGACTTCTGTGTTAGATGAACATGCTGGGAGACCGTTCCTCAATGCTGCCAATGATGCAGATCTTTGTAACCTTCCTAAAAAGACTACTGATTATGCCATGCTAGTCACCATGTTTGGCTGGTTCACCATGGTGATATCCTATGTTGTTTATTATGTGCGGCAAAATCAAGAGGATGCAAGAAGACACCTTGAGTACTTGAAATCCCTGCCAAGCAGGCAAAAGAAACCAGAAGAAGCTGATGACATTAGCACTGTGGTATAG